From Novosphingobium decolorationis, one genomic window encodes:
- a CDS encoding cytochrome P450 yields MEAQALADHRKSAAVAQEGFRLDAKARRLASLRESRAALRSAGLLQDGPGSEDVAGGNPEHVPVFYLDGPAHAQRRAAIARFFTPKAIQTRYRSIMEETTARLLDDLRASGTARLDRIAFELTVAVAANIVGLTETSPSRMAPRLQCLLRTAFSPATGLGKLRDRIIRSVYGVWFYYADVRPAVARRRAEPGDDIISQCLAKGYSDKAILIECMTYATAGMVTTREFIVMVAWHLFDNPELRGQFLDGDEEAQMAILLEILRLEPIASVLYRRAGAGVCDQALGEVAGGERLAIDLRAVHGDAQSVGACPHAIDAERARREGQKAEFLSFGDGPHHCPGWQVALHETRTFIDQLLRVPGIAMARAPDIIWNSQLMSYELRDAQLTCSLA; encoded by the coding sequence ATGGAGGCACAGGCTCTTGCGGACCATCGCAAGTCGGCCGCTGTGGCGCAGGAGGGGTTTCGTCTCGACGCCAAGGCGCGACGGCTGGCGAGCTTGCGCGAATCGCGCGCCGCGCTGCGCAGCGCCGGCCTGCTGCAGGATGGTCCGGGATCGGAGGATGTGGCCGGGGGCAACCCTGAACACGTCCCTGTCTTCTATCTGGACGGGCCCGCGCACGCGCAGCGTCGTGCGGCCATCGCCCGCTTCTTCACGCCCAAGGCGATCCAGACCCGCTACCGCTCGATCATGGAGGAGACGACCGCGCGTCTGCTCGATGATCTGCGCGCGAGCGGTACGGCCCGGCTCGACCGCATCGCCTTTGAACTGACGGTGGCGGTGGCCGCCAACATCGTGGGTTTGACCGAGACCTCGCCCAGCCGGATGGCGCCGCGCCTCCAGTGCCTGCTGCGCACCGCGTTCAGTCCGGCGACGGGGTTGGGCAAGTTGCGCGACCGGATCATCCGCAGCGTCTACGGCGTCTGGTTCTACTACGCCGATGTGCGCCCGGCCGTGGCGCGGCGGCGGGCCGAGCCGGGCGATGACATCATCTCGCAGTGCCTTGCCAAGGGCTATTCGGACAAGGCGATCCTGATCGAGTGCATGACCTATGCGACGGCGGGCATGGTCACGACGCGCGAGTTCATCGTGATGGTCGCCTGGCACCTGTTCGACAATCCCGAGCTGCGCGGCCAATTCCTCGATGGGGACGAGGAGGCGCAGATGGCGATCCTCCTGGAAATCCTGCGGCTCGAGCCGATTGCCTCGGTGCTCTACCGCCGCGCGGGGGCAGGCGTGTGCGACCAGGCGCTGGGCGAGGTTGCGGGCGGCGAGCGGCTCGCGATCGATCTTCGCGCGGTCCATGGCGATGCGCAGTCGGTGGGCGCCTGTCCCCATGCAATCGATGCCGAGCGTGCCCGGCGCGAAGGGCAGAAGGCCGAATTCCTCAGCTTCGGCGATGGACCGCACCACTGTCCCGGCTGGCAGGTGGCGCTCCACGAGACCCGTACCTTCATCGATCAGCTGCTGCGCGTGCCGGGCATAGCAATGGCCCGCGCGCCCGACATCATCTGGAACTCGCAGCTGATGAGTTACGAACTGCGCGACGCCCAGCTTACCTGCAGTCTGGCCTGA
- a CDS encoding TonB-dependent receptor, whose amino-acid sequence MRTRRAFLATASCLPLALAAAPVAAQDADVQAERVIVVTAQRRAEAQVDVPISITALDAGMLETANANELSGIQSMVPALRFDRQSQFVQPTIRGVGTSITTSGGGSNVGIYVDGFYSPNPAEADFDLLRVRSVQVLKGPQGTLFGRNTTGGAILVETADPSVDPAMEFRASLASFEAIRAQGYVTTGLTDTLALDLEVNYATGKAYQRNIASGARDRRYRNWQVRTGLKLDLGDVTAKLRYQHVETDDPRPLLYNIFVDDVLGVGAPSFAPPSTYTTDPDFYAPGPDRSFITTNNDIVQLTLEADLGFAELASFTQYRDQDVDASLDLDKTALTIFQYGLPVFNRTFTQEFLLTSRPGPALQYTAGLFYLFNSDRYKTYADNAVPLGFGRVRLGGSDAPTRSTAAFVDLTYEVTPSLFVTGGLRYAHDTITQAFYNVGEEAFDVADVKSDRFTPRLVVRYKPSDTTSLYASYARGYKAAILDVGGSCQNPPDFVCNDVSPETIDAFEIGFKTESALLSFEAAAFYYDYRNLQVSLFTDGRAEIINAAKAEIYGAEAALALRLGGGFSITAGGAYVHGRYTDFPGAPVYMPCADFGPDVAASCAAGGVSYLNVPVDLKNVDMQRTPEFTGNLGARWEVGLAGGELALSGNFYYTSSFFFGPSGTQFQGGDYETLALRAQWDDPESRFFLAVFGDNVTDSRYVNQVQYNNFGFGATWSQPRTWGVEIGYRY is encoded by the coding sequence GTGAGGACCCGAAGGGCTTTTCTTGCAACGGCGTCATGCCTGCCGCTCGCGCTGGCCGCCGCGCCCGTCGCGGCGCAGGATGCGGACGTGCAGGCCGAGCGGGTCATTGTCGTGACCGCGCAGCGCCGCGCCGAGGCGCAGGTCGACGTGCCGATCTCGATCACCGCGCTCGATGCCGGGATGCTGGAAACCGCCAACGCGAATGAGCTTTCGGGCATCCAGAGCATGGTCCCTGCACTGCGCTTTGATCGCCAGAGCCAGTTCGTCCAGCCCACCATCCGCGGTGTGGGAACCAGCATCACCACTTCGGGCGGCGGCTCGAATGTCGGGATCTATGTCGACGGCTTCTATTCGCCCAACCCGGCCGAGGCCGACTTCGACCTTCTTCGGGTGCGCAGCGTGCAGGTTCTGAAAGGACCTCAAGGTACGCTTTTTGGCCGCAACACCACGGGCGGGGCGATCCTGGTCGAGACCGCCGATCCCAGTGTCGATCCGGCGATGGAATTTCGCGCCTCGCTCGCCAGCTTCGAGGCAATCCGCGCGCAAGGCTACGTCACGACAGGGCTGACCGATACCCTCGCGCTCGACCTTGAAGTCAACTACGCGACCGGCAAGGCCTACCAGCGCAACATCGCAAGCGGCGCGCGCGACCGGCGCTACCGCAACTGGCAGGTGCGCACGGGGCTGAAGCTCGATCTGGGGGATGTCACCGCCAAGCTGCGCTACCAGCATGTCGAGACCGACGACCCGCGCCCGCTGCTCTACAACATCTTTGTCGACGATGTGCTGGGAGTCGGGGCGCCCAGCTTCGCGCCGCCCTCCACCTACACCACCGATCCCGACTTCTACGCGCCGGGGCCGGATCGCAGCTTCATCACGACCAACAACGACATCGTGCAGCTGACGCTCGAGGCGGACCTTGGCTTTGCCGAGCTCGCCTCCTTCACCCAGTACCGCGACCAGGACGTCGATGCCTCGCTCGATCTCGACAAGACCGCGCTGACGATCTTCCAGTACGGCCTGCCGGTCTTCAACCGCACCTTCACGCAGGAATTCCTGCTGACCTCCAGGCCCGGCCCGGCGCTGCAATATACCGCGGGGCTGTTCTACCTGTTCAACTCGGACCGCTACAAGACGTACGCGGACAACGCCGTGCCGCTGGGCTTTGGCCGGGTGCGCCTGGGCGGTTCGGACGCGCCCACGCGCAGCACCGCGGCCTTCGTCGACCTCACTTACGAGGTCACGCCCAGCCTCTTCGTGACGGGCGGCCTGCGCTATGCCCACGACACGATCACCCAAGCGTTCTACAACGTGGGGGAGGAGGCCTTCGACGTCGCCGACGTGAAGAGTGATCGCTTCACCCCGCGCCTTGTGGTGCGGTACAAGCCGAGCGATACGACCAGCCTCTACGCCTCCTATGCGCGCGGCTACAAGGCGGCGATCCTTGATGTCGGCGGCTCGTGCCAGAATCCGCCCGATTTCGTCTGCAACGATGTCTCGCCCGAGACCATCGATGCCTTCGAGATCGGCTTCAAGACCGAGAGCGCACTGCTCAGCTTCGAGGCGGCGGCCTTCTACTACGACTACCGCAACCTGCAGGTCTCGCTCTTTACCGATGGCCGGGCCGAGATCATCAACGCCGCCAAGGCCGAGATCTACGGCGCGGAAGCTGCGCTTGCCTTGCGGCTGGGCGGCGGGTTCTCGATCACCGCGGGCGGCGCCTATGTCCATGGCCGCTACACCGACTTCCCGGGCGCCCCGGTCTACATGCCCTGCGCCGATTTCGGGCCGGATGTTGCGGCCTCGTGCGCGGCAGGCGGTGTCTCCTATCTTAACGTGCCGGTCGATCTGAAGAACGTCGACATGCAGCGTACGCCCGAGTTCACCGGCAACCTGGGCGCGCGCTGGGAGGTGGGGCTGGCTGGCGGCGAACTCGCCCTGTCGGGCAATTTCTACTACACGTCCTCGTTCTTCTTCGGCCCGTCGGGCACCCA